From the genome of Lacibacter sp. H407, one region includes:
- a CDS encoding RNA polymerase sigma factor: MIPDTDLISGCISGDRRMQKALYDKYAGKMYAVCLRYMGNADDAQDILQEGFVKIFKNLERFRGEGSFEGWVRRIFVNTAIEQIRKKKTDLSLTEKEESIEYKSVSAIENINEKDLLRIIKDLSPGYRSVFNLYVVEGYSHKEIGELLGISEGTSKSQLARARMILQDKIKR; this comes from the coding sequence ATGATTCCTGATACCGACTTAATTAGTGGATGCATTTCCGGCGACCGTCGCATGCAGAAAGCTCTGTACGACAAATATGCCGGTAAAATGTACGCCGTTTGCCTCCGCTACATGGGCAATGCCGATGATGCACAGGATATATTACAGGAAGGATTTGTGAAGATCTTTAAAAACCTGGAACGTTTCAGAGGCGAGGGATCATTTGAAGGATGGGTACGACGCATTTTTGTAAATACCGCAATTGAACAGATCCGTAAAAAGAAAACCGACTTATCATTAACAGAGAAAGAAGAAAGTATTGAATACAAATCCGTTTCGGCGATTGAAAACATCAACGAAAAGGATTTGCTCAGGATCATTAAAGACTTATCACCCGGCTACAGAAGCGTGTTTAACCTTTATGTAGTTGAAGGATACAGTCACAAAGAAATTGGCGAATTACTGGGCATCAGCGAAGGCACCAGCAAATCGCAATTGGCAAGAGCAAGAATGATCTTGCAGGATAAAATTAAACGCTGA
- a CDS encoding acyl-CoA thioesterase, translated as MSRIRITPPSSFSFTATIPVRITDLNYGNHVGNDAVLSIIHEARMQFLTHHGFTELDCGGVGLIMSDVGIEFKKEVFYGDVLEINVAATNFSSVGFDLYYQLLKTDQTIVAAAKTGMICYNYALKKITQVPVIVKEKLGGRE; from the coding sequence ATGTCACGCATCCGAATCACACCCCCCTCCTCTTTTTCGTTTACAGCAACAATCCCAGTTCGTATTACCGATCTTAATTACGGGAATCATGTTGGCAACGATGCTGTACTTTCTATTATTCATGAAGCAAGAATGCAGTTTCTTACTCATCATGGCTTTACTGAACTCGATTGCGGAGGTGTAGGTTTAATCATGAGCGATGTGGGTATTGAGTTTAAGAAAGAAGTTTTTTATGGTGATGTGCTGGAGATCAATGTGGCAGCAACCAATTTCAGCAGCGTTGGATTCGACCTGTATTATCAACTGCTGAAAACAGATCAAACAATTGTAGCAGCAGCCAAAACAGGAATGATCTGTTATAACTATGCTCTAAAGAAAATTACACAAGTACCCGTGATTGTGAAAGAGAAGCTGGGAGGAAGAGAATAG
- a CDS encoding tetratricopeptide repeat protein — MSKKFLILIFLAAGFFTATAQADKTDELYQEARKLRREGKCEAALTLFKQMIEKKPTMAAAHYELGWCYNELEQYDSALVALTNARKLDPTNFRIIYEAGFAKYKLGKVNEALADFNQVIKQNASYDKVYIARGDLYKDAQKKTALALADFLKALSLDSTESKIHYRIGWCYNDLGQFNEAVPYLQKAIGFEEQNYLSYSELGFSLFSMNRIDEALVRLNKANELKPGFETTVYYIGMCHVKQNKKADAVQKYNELVKLSSSYAASLLNEIKLMK; from the coding sequence ATGTCCAAAAAGTTTCTCATATTGATCTTCCTGGCAGCAGGGTTTTTTACAGCAACAGCGCAGGCTGATAAAACAGACGAGTTATACCAAGAAGCACGCAAGCTCCGCAGGGAGGGTAAATGCGAAGCTGCTCTTACTCTTTTCAAACAAATGATCGAAAAGAAGCCAACGATGGCAGCCGCTCATTATGAATTAGGTTGGTGTTACAATGAACTGGAGCAATACGATTCAGCGCTTGTTGCATTAACGAATGCACGCAAACTCGATCCTACAAATTTTCGCATTATTTATGAAGCCGGTTTTGCAAAATACAAATTGGGTAAGGTAAACGAAGCGCTTGCTGACTTTAACCAGGTGATCAAACAAAATGCTTCTTATGATAAAGTTTATATAGCAAGAGGCGATCTGTATAAAGATGCCCAAAAGAAAACGGCGCTTGCCTTGGCTGATTTTTTGAAAGCCCTTTCATTAGATAGTACAGAATCAAAAATTCATTACAGGATCGGATGGTGCTATAACGATCTTGGTCAATTCAACGAAGCTGTTCCGTATTTGCAAAAGGCAATTGGTTTTGAAGAGCAGAATTATCTTTCGTATTCAGAGCTTGGTTTTTCTCTTTTTTCAATGAACAGAATTGATGAAGCATTAGTTCGGTTAAATAAAGCAAATGAATTAAAACCGGGATTTGAAACAACGGTTTATTACATTGGCATGTGCCATGTAAAACAAAATAAAAAAGCAGACGCAGTACAGAAGTATAATGAACTGGTAAAGCTTAGCAGCAGTTATGCAGCATCGTTGCTTAATGAAATTAAATTAATGAAGTAA